A segment of the Aureliella helgolandensis genome:
TCCAGCTTTCCTGAGTTGACAAGTTGCGATATCGGCCAGGTGGTGAGCAAGGGAGTGTGGTTGCCGCTGTAGCGTGAATTGGGGGGCTACCTTGGCGGTGCAATATGAAAGCGCCCTTCAATTAACCAGCCGGGTAGAGATGGGTGTTGAATTCCTTGCTTAGGCGAATCCGTATACGTCACTCTGCGGCCTGCGCTGCAGAGAATTGTTAGCGAAAGAGTCACGTTGCAAATCGTCTATTTGACAGCCGGTGCGGCTGGAATGTATTGCGGCAGTTGTCTGCATGACAATGCTTTGGCCAAAGCGTTGATCGCCCTGGGGCACGATACGCTGCTGGTTCCCACCTATACGCCGATCTTGACCGATGAGGCCAGCGTGGCGAGGGATCAGCTTTTCTACGGAGGCTTGAATGTCTATTTGCAGCAAGCCAATCCAGTGTTTCGCTGGCTTCCCAACTGGCTCGATCGCTTTTTGAGTTCGCCCAAGTTGGTGAATTGGATTGCATCACGAGCGATGGGGACCTCGGCAGGAAACTTGGGGCCACTGACCGTCTCTATGTTGAAAGGGATGGACGGGAATCAACGCAAGGAGGTTCGTCGACTTTGCAAATGGCTGAATACGGAGCGGCCCGACGTTGTCGTCTTCTCCAACCTGTTGATCGCGGGGTGTGCTCCGGAGATTAAGCGGCAGTTGAAATGCCCGGTAGTGGTGGTTTTGCAGGGGGACGATATTTTCTACGATGGGCTGCCGCCGCCCTACCGAGAGCGTGCCTTAGTTGAACTTCGTCGACTAGCGCAGCAAGTCGATCGGTTTGTTGTGCACAGCCGTGACTATGGCCAGCGAATGCAAGCTATGTTGCACTTTCCGCCGGAGCGGTTGGCCATCCACCCGTTATCGATTGACGTGGCTGACTTTCACCTGCCCGTTGGTCTGGATGCGGACCAAGGCTTGGCGACGCGTCCTCCGTCCGTAGGGTACTTGGCGAGGCTCGCGCCGGAAAAGGGGCTGCACTTGCTCGTTGACGCTTTCATTGAATTGCGTCGACGCGGTGTGGTGCCAACCGCGCGGCTTGCCATTGCGGGGTGGCTTGGCCCACAGCATGCCAAGTACTGGCAAGAGCAACTCGACAAGTTGGCGGAGGCCGGTTTGGCGGGTTCGGTGGATTATGCGGGTAGTGTCGATCGAGCGGGAAAGCTCAAGTTCTTGCAATCGATCGACGTTCTATGCGTGCCAACTTCTTACCAGGAACCCAAAGGGCTGTTTGTGCTCGAGGCACTTGCGGCTGGAGTCCCGTATGTGCAACCGGCGCACGGGGCATTTCCAGAACTGCACGCCAAGCATGCGGGAGGGCACCTCTTTGATCCCGAATCGCCCGCAGAGCTTTCGGAACGACTCGAACAGGTGCTGGCTGATTTGCCTGCAGCGCGGGCCTTGGGCGCAGAAGGACGTCGGCGCGTGTTCGCGCACTCGACGACAATCCATGAGGCCGAACGGATGGCACAGCTCTTGCAACAACTGACGCAATGACTGCGTCAGGGGATTCGCTGGCTAGAGTTGGACGTCAATGTGTCCGGAAGTCAACTGGGCCGTGAGCTGCGCGACCTGTTTTACCAGGTCCACCGAAGCCTCTCCCTGCTGACGTTGAACTTTGAGCGATTTTTGGGCGACAGCCAGAGCAGCCTCGTTGCTAACACGAGATTGTTGGATCGCTGATGCCGATGCGACAGTTAAGTTTGCTTCCATAGTATCCTCCTGTTTCGGCTTGCAGCCACCGCAAGCTTCATGGGAACTCTAGCACATGGTATCGCATGACGCAGGAATCTTAGGCAAAAAGATGGTGTTATGCCGGTAGGGGGGAATCTCTGGCCCGTGCAAAACGAGGGCACCCGCGGTAGACTGAAGATGCACAGACACATGGCCCATACCTTCAGGAGCATCGAGGCGCATGCAGACGCGACGACTTGGAAACAGTAGTTTGGAACTGACCACCATCGGCTTTGGTTCGTGGGCTATCGGAGGCGGAGATTGGAGTTTCGGCTGGGGCGACCAGGATGAGCGGGAGGCCATTGACGCGATTATTGCTGCCGTCGATCTGGGCATCAATTGGATCGATACGGCGGCTGTCTATGGAGGGGGAGCCTCTGAGGCTCTCGTCGGTCAGGCGTTGCGAGAGCTGGGGCCCAGTCGTCGACCGATCGTGGCCACCAAGTGCGGTCGGGTGATGCGAGAAGATCGAGCGATCGATAAGGTGCTCAAACGCGATAGCATTATCGCCGAATGCGAGGCGAGTCTCCAGCGATTGGGGATCGATTGCATCGACCTTTACCAGATGCACTGGCCAGAACCGGACTGCGATATCGAGGAGGGCTGGCAGACGTTGGTCGACCTCAAGCAGCAAGGGAAGGTCCGTGAGATTGGCGTTTCGAATCACAGCGTTGCCCAGCTCGCCCGCTTGCAGGCCATCCACCCCGTCGCTTCCCTGCAGCCTCCCTATAGTTTGCTGACCACGGAGATTGAGAAGGAGATTCTGCCCTACTGCGCCGAGCATAAAGTTGGGGTGGTGTGCTACAGCCCTATGTACAAGGGGTTGCTGACGGGCAAGTTCAGCTTGGAACGCGCCGCCAATTTGCCGCAGAATGACCATCGTTCACGCGATCCCCGTTTTCAACCACCTCAAATCGAAGCCCACTTGGGCCTCATCGATTGCTTGAAACCAATGGCTGCTCGGCATGGAAGATCCATGGCCGAATTAGCCATCGCTTGGGTTTTGCGGCGTCCCGAGGTAACCAGTGCCATCGTTGGTGCACGTCGTCCGTCCCAGGTTGCCGAGATCGTGAAAGCTGGCGATTGGGTGCTGACGGATGAAGAACTGGAAACGATCGAGCAATTGCGATCCGGGCACCAGCAAGCCCTGCGGATGGGATTCTGAGATTCACCAGGACAGATTTTCCGCGGAGGATACTGCACCGTGGGCTGCTGAATTCGACTAAGATAGGAGGTTTCCTTCCTGATTGGGATTTTGCGAAATCTTCGAGTAACGATCGCTATGGCCATGGCTCCAAGACGCCCAGACTCTGTTCGACTGCATGCCGAACGGCTGCATGCTATTCCGCGGATACAGCCCCTTATTTCCCTGGCGGGAATGTGCATCGGCTGGTGGCTCATGCCGCTTGCCTTGGCTGCAGAGGTGACTACGGCAGGCGGGGCGGCAGAAGTGCCTGCTGCCAGTGCTTTCCGAGTCTTTCCCGCGCAGATTGACCTGACGGGGGCCGAAGCTACCTCACGGGTGCTGGTTCAGGAAGTCGACTTAGCACCGGGTGCAAACCTAGTGGGCGAGCAGATTACCGAGAGCCTACGACTGCATTGCGTCGACCCTGGGATTGCCCAAGTGATTGAGGGAGTCGTGTACGGAGTGTCGGACGGACAGACCGAATTGGTTGTCCAAGTTGACGGCCGGCCTGGAGAATTGCGAGTTCCGGTTGAGGTGACAGGGGCCAGCGAGCCTGTGAAATGGCAGTTCAATGCCCATGTGCAATCGATTTTGGCTCGGCAGGGATGCAACAGCGGCGCCTGCCACGGTGCCTTGTCAGGCAAGGGCGGATTTCGTCTCTCGCTGCATGGCTACGATAGCATTGCAGATCATTTCACGGTGGCGCGACAAGATCGTGGCCGCCGGATCGAGCCAGCCGATCCCGGGCGAAGCCTCTTGCTCGCGAAGCCAACCGGGCTAATTCCCCACAAGGGAGGCGAGCGTTTTAAGCAGGGGAGCCGTGACTACCGCGTTTTGGCCGATTGGATCGCAGCCGGTTCACCGGGGCCACAGGATGAGGATGCGGAGCTCGAGCGCGTTGAAGTACTTCCCCGTCAATTGCGGTTAGCGCCAGAAGACGTTCAACAATTGCTAGTCCGAGCACACTATCGCGACGGCCGTACCGAGGATGTGACCCACTGGGCAAAGTTCAGCTCTGCGAATGAGACCGTGGCAGAGGTGGACGAAACGGGGCGGGTCCGAGTACTGGGGGCGGGTAAAGGGGCAATTGTCGTCTGGTTTTCCAGTCGAGTTGAGATTGCGTCGGTGATCGTCCCCTATCAAGCAGCCTTGCCAGCGGCGGCGTACGAAGATTTTCGCCAGGCCAACTTCGTCGATGAAATATTGTTGGACGAATGGAAGGCACTCGGATTGGCCCCTTCCGCTGGCTGTAGCGATACCACGTTCCTGCGGCGAGCGACGCTCAATGCTACGGGGATACTCCCCACCGCTTCGGAGGTGCGTCAATTCCTGGCAGACACCGATCCAGCCAAGCGTCAGAAATTGGTCGATCGCTTGCTCGCCAGCGAGGGCTACGTCGACTATTGGTCCTACAAGTGGTCGGATCTGCTCCTTGTGAATGGGAATCTGTTGCGCCCCGACGCGGTGGCAGCGTTTTACAGCTGGATACGCCAGCAGGTTGAGCAAAATACACCGTGGGATCATTTTGTGCGCGAGATTGTGACGGCCAAGGGGGAGAGCCTTGAGCAGGGGGCGACGAATTTCTATGCCATTCATCAAGATGCGGAAAGTCTGACAGAGAATACGTGCCAAGCCTTCATGGGACTCTC
Coding sequences within it:
- a CDS encoding glycosyltransferase family 4 protein produces the protein MQIVYLTAGAAGMYCGSCLHDNALAKALIALGHDTLLVPTYTPILTDEASVARDQLFYGGLNVYLQQANPVFRWLPNWLDRFLSSPKLVNWIASRAMGTSAGNLGPLTVSMLKGMDGNQRKEVRRLCKWLNTERPDVVVFSNLLIAGCAPEIKRQLKCPVVVVLQGDDIFYDGLPPPYRERALVELRRLAQQVDRFVVHSRDYGQRMQAMLHFPPERLAIHPLSIDVADFHLPVGLDADQGLATRPPSVGYLARLAPEKGLHLLVDAFIELRRRGVVPTARLAIAGWLGPQHAKYWQEQLDKLAEAGLAGSVDYAGSVDRAGKLKFLQSIDVLCVPTSYQEPKGLFVLEALAAGVPYVQPAHGAFPELHAKHAGGHLFDPESPAELSERLEQVLADLPAARALGAEGRRRVFAHSTTIHEAERMAQLLQQLTQ
- a CDS encoding aldo/keto reductase, with the translated sequence MQTRRLGNSSLELTTIGFGSWAIGGGDWSFGWGDQDEREAIDAIIAAVDLGINWIDTAAVYGGGASEALVGQALRELGPSRRPIVATKCGRVMREDRAIDKVLKRDSIIAECEASLQRLGIDCIDLYQMHWPEPDCDIEEGWQTLVDLKQQGKVREIGVSNHSVAQLARLQAIHPVASLQPPYSLLTTEIEKEILPYCAEHKVGVVCYSPMYKGLLTGKFSLERAANLPQNDHRSRDPRFQPPQIEAHLGLIDCLKPMAARHGRSMAELAIAWVLRRPEVTSAIVGARRPSQVAEIVKAGDWVLTDEELETIEQLRSGHQQALRMGF
- a CDS encoding DUF1553 domain-containing protein: MAPRRPDSVRLHAERLHAIPRIQPLISLAGMCIGWWLMPLALAAEVTTAGGAAEVPAASAFRVFPAQIDLTGAEATSRVLVQEVDLAPGANLVGEQITESLRLHCVDPGIAQVIEGVVYGVSDGQTELVVQVDGRPGELRVPVEVTGASEPVKWQFNAHVQSILARQGCNSGACHGALSGKGGFRLSLHGYDSIADHFTVARQDRGRRIEPADPGRSLLLAKPTGLIPHKGGERFKQGSRDYRVLADWIAAGSPGPQDEDAELERVEVLPRQLRLAPEDVQQLLVRAHYRDGRTEDVTHWAKFSSANETVAEVDETGRVRVLGAGKGAIVVWFSSRVEIASVIVPYQAALPAAAYEDFRQANFVDEILLDEWKALGLAPSAGCSDTTFLRRATLNATGILPTASEVRQFLADTDPAKRQKLVDRLLASEGYVDYWSYKWSDLLLVNGNLLRPDAVAAFYSWIRQQVEQNTPWDHFVREIVTAKGESLEQGATNFYAIHQDAESLTENTCQAFMGLSIGCAKCHNHPLEKWTNDQYYAMANLYSRVRAKGWGGDSRNGDGKRTLIVLDRGDLIQPSRGEPQQPRPLDAEAIPMDAVEDRRIALANWLTSPENENFRRSIANRVWANFMGVGLVESVDDLRVSNPASSEVLLDRLADFLLENQYDLKALMRVIMNSQVYQRSSQVIAENASDQRFYSHYYPQRLMAEVLHDGIVSVTGVPSSFTEIEFSGADKKATEFYPAGTRSLELYDSAVANYFLKTFGRNQRRITCECERSDQSTVVQALHLNNGDTINDKLSDEKCIVGDWIREQTPIEQVVEAAYLSALSRFPSEEERRRLLALLRSSTASEGSRREAYEDLLWSLMTSPEFLFSH